One part of the Triticum urartu cultivar G1812 unplaced genomic scaffold, Tu2.1 TuUngrouped_contig_3832, whole genome shotgun sequence genome encodes these proteins:
- the LOC125527418 gene encoding uncharacterized protein LOC125527418, whose translation MPSVPGTLHIPKLNSLCKSSTVGNSTLNNCHTLNLIGNLPLGRRLKERDKANWTDENTYILCELACEEIEDGNFTAKVWTSQGYKNMKEKYYQKTKLWHPGREVKNKIQNLKGVYNDWVWLQQQTGCGRGEHGEVTATTTWWEREIKSRPNLKKFRKGNPEYIGLLHEMFHEVAVDGTSAYVPGPADDIEANDDEDTEANEDGSPMSTSTRKRGASPVDFRSTTSSPLKKIKMNMENGKTKGPFLRTLKEITTRMDKEAETSNTILQAIVDQGKEKAKRSEERKVAVATCQQLAIECGAAEESIEYFVACDLFKDKHNRFVFQNMKTPQARLIWLKRWCKAKKLYDEDES comes from the exons ATGCCCTCAGTACCTGGCACTTTGCACATCCCAAAACTCAACAGCCTCTGTAAATCCTCCACTGTCGGGAACTCAACCCTGAACAA TTGTCACACTCTGAACCTCATCGGGAACCTCCCTCTCGGTCGGAGACTCAAAGAACGTGA CAAGGCTAATTGGACAGACGAAAATACGTACATTTTGTGTGAGTTAGCTTGTGAGGAGATAGAGGATGGCAATTTTACTGCTAAAGTTTGGACCAGTCAGGGCTACAAAAATATGAAGGAGAAATATTATCAAAAGACAAAATTGTGGCATCCAGGGAGGGAAGTGAAGAACAAAATCCAGAACCTGAAGGGTGTGTACAATGATTGGGTATGGTTGCAGCAACAAACCGGATGCGGCCGCGGCGAACATGGAGAAGTTACGGCAACTACAACTTGGTGGGAGAGGGAGATCAAG AGTAGACCAAATCTCAAGAAATTTAGAAAGGGTAACCCTGAGTACATTGGATTGTTGCATGAGATGTTTCATGAGGTAGCTGTGGATGGTACTTCTGCTTATGTACCTGGGCCAGCAGATGATATAGAGGCAAACGACGATGAAGATACAGAGGCAAACGAGGATGGCAGCCCAATGAGTACCAGTACCCGCAAGAGGGGTGCCAGCCCAGTTGATTTTAGGAGTACAACAAGTAGTCCTTTAAAGAAAATCAAAATGAACATGGAGAATGGCAAAACTAAGGGTCCATTTTTGAGGACCTTGAAGGAGATCACCACCAGAATGGACAAGGAAGCTGAGACATCAAACACTATATTGCAAGCAATTGTAGACCAAGGCAAAGAAAAGGCAAAGAGAAGTGAGGAGCGTAAGGTAGCAGTAGCTACATGTCAGCAACTTGCCATTGAGTGTGGGGCAGCAGAGGAGTCAATTGAGTACTTTGTAGCATGTGACTTATTCAAGGACAAACACAACAGATTTGTCTTCCAGAACATGAAGACCCCACAAGCTAGGCTCATATGGTTGAAGAGATGGTGCAAAGCAAAGAAGTTGTATGACGAAGATGAGTCGTAG